A stretch of Ligilactobacillus faecis DNA encodes these proteins:
- the rlmD gene encoding 23S rRNA (uracil(1939)-C(5))-methyltransferase RlmD: MKTKIPVAKNQKLEATIVDLTYQGMGVAKVQGYPLFCDDALPGEVVALHVLKAGKNFGYAKVLKRLVTSKDRVEGSGKEYLQTGIAPLEHLAYPEQLKFKQKLIKDLLVKAHLTDLKVDETLGMAEPYGYRNKAQVPVRMIDGQLKAGFFRRGSHNFVPLENFLIQDERIDEVIQQVLAILQKYRLTAYDETTHQGLLRHLMVRRGHYSGEVMVVLVTNQKKIPHLEALVSEIMATCPDVVSLQQNINSKQTNVILGEQMVLLAGKEFITDQLNGLNFEISARSFYQVNPSQTEKLYQAAIARAGLTGKETVIDAYCGIGTISLSLARHAKKVYGVEIVEAAIADAKKNAALNGLDNLVFEVGAAEEQMATWQEAGIKPDVIMVDPPRKGLAPSLIESAVKMAPQKIVYISCNPATLVRDLKYFMELGYAVKQPILPVDQFPQTAHVESVTVLEKANCPSA, translated from the coding sequence ATGAAAACAAAGATACCAGTAGCTAAAAATCAAAAGTTAGAAGCAACGATCGTTGATCTGACGTATCAAGGAATGGGAGTCGCTAAAGTTCAAGGGTATCCCTTATTTTGTGATGACGCTTTACCAGGTGAAGTCGTTGCGCTCCATGTTTTGAAAGCTGGGAAAAATTTTGGTTATGCTAAAGTTTTGAAACGGTTAGTCACAAGTAAAGACCGCGTTGAAGGTAGCGGGAAAGAATACCTTCAAACAGGGATCGCGCCCCTTGAACATTTGGCGTACCCTGAACAATTAAAGTTCAAACAAAAACTTATAAAAGATCTGCTAGTCAAAGCGCATTTGACCGATTTAAAAGTCGACGAGACGTTAGGCATGGCTGAACCGTATGGCTATCGCAATAAAGCTCAAGTCCCTGTACGGATGATCGATGGCCAACTCAAAGCGGGCTTTTTTAGACGGGGAAGTCATAACTTTGTACCTTTAGAGAATTTTTTGATCCAAGATGAGCGGATCGATGAAGTTATTCAACAAGTGCTAGCGATCTTACAAAAATACCGGCTCACAGCTTATGACGAAACGACACATCAAGGGCTTTTACGACATCTGATGGTGCGCAGAGGGCACTATTCTGGTGAAGTGATGGTCGTTTTAGTGACTAACCAAAAGAAGATCCCACATTTAGAAGCGCTCGTTTCCGAGATCATGGCGACATGTCCAGATGTAGTCAGCTTGCAACAAAATATCAATTCTAAGCAGACCAACGTGATCTTAGGCGAGCAAATGGTCTTATTAGCTGGCAAAGAATTTATCACTGATCAGTTGAACGGTTTGAACTTTGAGATCTCGGCCAGATCATTTTACCAAGTCAATCCAAGTCAGACCGAAAAACTTTATCAAGCAGCGATCGCCCGCGCTGGGCTAACTGGTAAGGAAACAGTGATCGATGCCTATTGTGGGATCGGTACGATCTCGCTTTCACTGGCCCGCCATGCTAAAAAAGTCTATGGGGTCGAGATCGTTGAAGCAGCGATCGCAGATGCTAAGAAAAATGCAGCTTTAAATGGTTTAGATAATCTAGTCTTTGAAGTTGGGGCAGCTGAAGAACAGATGGCTACTTGGCAAGAAGCTGGGATCAAGCCAGATGTGATCATGGTCGACCCGCCACGCAAAGGCCTGGCACCAAGTTTGATCGAAAGTGCAGTGAAAATGGCACCTCAAAAGATCGTCTATATCAGCTGTAACCCAGCGACCTTAGTGCGTGATCTCAAGTACTTTATGGAACTAGGCTATGCAGTCAAACAGCCGATCTTACCAGTCGATCAATTCCCCCAAACAGCACATGTTGAGAGCGTGACGGTATTGGAAAAAGCCAATTGTCCTTCGGCTTGA
- a CDS encoding diacylglycerol kinase — MQKRCRIIYNPTSGREALKHDLVEILNILERAGYETSAFATTPEPNSAKNEAMRAAKAGFSLIIAAGGDGTINEVVNGIAPLKHRPKLGIIPAGTTNDYARALKIPRESPIEAAKVIAQGETVKMDIGQANDKYFVNIAAGGLLSELTYSVPSEFKTLFGYLAYLVKGAELLPRVKPIKMHLEYDDGVFDDKASMFFLALTNSVGGFEQIVPDASLDDGKFTLIVVKTGNLIEIMRLITMVLNGGKHINDPRILYVKTAKVVAKSVDSKMMINIDGEYGGDAPMKFKNLKRHIEIFANTKDIPDRAITETKEAIDDAKKNFVDGVQELDSDQLLELDKDDK, encoded by the coding sequence ATGCAAAAGCGTTGTCGTATTATTTATAATCCGACATCTGGACGTGAAGCCCTTAAGCATGACCTCGTTGAGATCTTAAATATTTTGGAGCGCGCAGGTTACGAGACGAGTGCTTTTGCGACAACTCCAGAGCCAAACTCAGCTAAAAATGAAGCGATGCGTGCAGCCAAAGCTGGTTTTAGTTTGATAATTGCTGCTGGTGGCGACGGAACGATCAATGAAGTCGTCAATGGGATCGCTCCCCTCAAACACCGTCCCAAACTTGGGATCATTCCAGCTGGTACGACTAATGATTATGCTCGGGCATTGAAGATCCCACGAGAAAGTCCGATCGAGGCCGCTAAAGTTATCGCTCAAGGTGAAACGGTCAAAATGGACATCGGACAAGCAAACGATAAATATTTTGTCAATATTGCTGCTGGTGGTCTTTTGAGTGAATTGACTTATTCAGTCCCATCTGAATTTAAGACGCTCTTTGGATATTTAGCTTATTTAGTCAAAGGTGCTGAATTATTACCACGAGTCAAACCGATCAAAATGCATTTAGAATATGACGATGGTGTATTTGACGACAAAGCTTCGATGTTTTTCTTAGCGCTGACTAACTCGGTCGGGGGCTTTGAACAGATCGTGCCTGATGCAAGTTTAGACGATGGAAAATTTACTTTGATCGTTGTCAAAACGGGTAATTTGATCGAGATCATGCGCTTGATCACGATGGTCTTGAATGGAGGCAAACATATCAATGATCCGCGGATCTTATATGTCAAAACAGCAAAAGTTGTGGCTAAATCAGTTGATTCTAAAATGATGATCAACATTGATGGCGAATATGGTGGTGATGCCCCAATGAAATTCAAGAATTTAAAGCGTCATATCGAGATCTTTGCTAATACTAAAGATATTCCTGACAGAGCGATCACTGAAACAAAAGAAGCGATCGACGATGCTAAGAAAAATTTTGTTGACGGTGTCCAAGAATTAGATAGTGATCAATTGCTTGAACTAGATAAAGATGATAAATGA
- a CDS encoding Rib/alpha-like domain-containing protein, with protein MLSKNNRKLQAQKLEPRSQHFTIKKFTIGVASVLIGSTFVLTVGNDRVSANENTGEPLTEKVTPSDTEVDENVIPFSSEDTGEDEQTRSEAETNPTLEATTIAEETTPTAQEEDVTEQEAPTTELTDETQALPNDSAMDAPATETVTPTLEETPTSEASTTTQAKDLEIEPVEAPAPTSTEDKALTEQANTQERGITTFAASDSSQWPSNSTDAIGNESGISVPQTEYNYTFSTISMNPDKLTGTAILDGNVIPFTVAHYMQGANSQERYKIRIQLDQRMADMVESITLNPADNYNANAGRTFTRVINSDGTLSNIWEIPFIYAQGGIFGGAAISASYIAPLGKITLKDSVKNTLTALGDVANNPLIYNIYVYDAQTKRSLEGDDSQGFFITEGNPLNDITISDDDRVIGGDYFLGSTTQVGYDNLGDPNGNGGIIVDYAAQKKGPVWSYTNGQGWTLNFQIDKELTQYLEKNADGTYNVELDMRDFNGLDGFFYKDSAGNMTQVYNPKNKVDPAKFTVTLNDNGVGQIVPKNGLTNIVATNPLLPEPIGTRLVFRLNRPIEEVFADMKANGRADKDLLFSVYFANSTNEAIRNSIGTSLISFSDSDGDNIPDAKEDADKTNPYVSIPDVSNVYETETVVKGIVAINRNETADQIITVLDKNGNVLGTTTITPTFSEGDGDVKNFAYSVDIPSQAAGTELTVSVKSKFDNGGDKNAVDNSQPQTTTVTVGVAPTAQALETATKPDLSDTATKEEIIALLPTAKDGVANSSEFPTGATYTWEEVPAVADLKTPGTTTGKVKVSFPDEFDPSYIHELLVEVPITVKDTESAKYEPVATPIVKPFGEATTEENIIGAITFAPEYPAGPNQPSITVDDISSLPDGNTPGVYNVPVTVIYPDGSTDKTTVEVTVLDKIIDRTNDPSAPIPEGYVRVTFNAGTDGKFADGASTIFDVKKGTDLAELTLPTVVPNEGFVQKDGAEAWSPALPATFETTAEYTAQYKAAATDAETYTPEGQDIQTDIGSTPDPAEGIKNKGDLPEGTKYEWKEPVDTTTPGEKDGTIVVTYPDGSSEEVPVKVKVGTDADLYTPEGQDIQTDIGSTPDPAEGIKNKGDLPEGTKYEWKEPVDTTTPGEKDGTIVVTYPDGSSEEVPVKVKVGTDADLYTPEGQDIQTDIGSTPDPAEGIKNKGDLPEGTKYEWKEPVDTTTPGEKDGTIVVTYPDGSSEEVPVKVKVGTDADLYTPEGQDIQTDIGSTPDSAEGIKNKGDLPEGTKYEWKEPVDTTTPGEKDGTIVVTYPDGSSEEVPVKVKVGTDADLYTPEGQDIQTDIGSTPDPAEGIKNKGDLPEGTKYEWKEPVDTTTPGEKDGTIVVTYPDGSSEEVPVKVKVGTDADLYTPEGQDVKTGVGETPDPAEGIKNKGDLPEGTKYEWKEPVDTTTPGEKDGTIVVTYPDGSSEEVPVKVKVGTDADLYTPEGQDVKTGVGETPDPAEGIKNKGDLPEGTKYEWKEPVDTTTPGEKDGTIVVTYPDGSSEEVPVKVKVGTDADLYTPEGQDVKTGVGETPDPAEGIKNKGDLPEGTKYEWKEPVDTTTPGEKDGTIVVTYPDGSSEEVPVKVKVGTDADLYTPEGQDVKTGVGETPDPAEGIKNKGDLPEGTKYEWKEPVDTTTPGEKTGTIVVTYPDGSSEEVPVKVKVGTDADLYTPEGQDVKTGVGETPDPAEGIKNKGDLPEGTKYEWKEPIDTTTPGEKTGTIVVTYPDGSSEEVSVKVKVGTDADVYMPEGQPITVKPGETPDPAAGIKNKEELPEGTRFEWATMPDTSKVGMVTGVIKVIYPDGSFDLVETEIKVIAPEMMNEQQGSQDNPTQTMGMPETKAQAQTQTAITPTNMPTQNKMTNAEEQLPQTGDVSSQKTSTLGTVLLALAGLLGLGAASDRKKKKD; from the coding sequence ATGCTTTCAAAAAATAATCGTAAGCTACAAGCTCAAAAGTTAGAACCAAGAAGTCAACACTTTACGATCAAAAAATTCACTATCGGAGTTGCTTCGGTCTTGATCGGATCTACATTTGTTTTAACGGTCGGAAATGATCGTGTTTCTGCAAATGAGAACACAGGCGAACCTTTGACTGAAAAAGTCACACCAAGTGATACTGAAGTTGATGAGAATGTGATTCCATTTAGTAGTGAAGATACAGGAGAAGATGAACAAACGCGATCAGAAGCTGAAACGAATCCTACGCTTGAAGCTACGACGATCGCTGAAGAAACAACGCCAACTGCTCAGGAAGAAGATGTTACAGAACAAGAGGCGCCAACAACTGAGCTTACAGATGAAACGCAAGCGCTCCCAAACGATAGTGCAATGGACGCTCCAGCCACAGAAACTGTAACTCCAACTCTTGAAGAAACTCCAACTTCTGAAGCTTCGACCACAACACAAGCCAAAGATCTAGAGATCGAACCTGTTGAAGCGCCTGCACCAACTTCAACTGAAGATAAGGCGTTGACAGAACAAGCAAATACCCAAGAGAGAGGTATAACGACATTTGCAGCTAGTGACTCTTCACAATGGCCGTCGAATTCGACCGATGCGATCGGAAATGAAAGTGGTATCAGTGTTCCACAAACAGAATATAACTATACTTTCTCAACGATCTCGATGAATCCAGACAAGCTTACTGGAACTGCGATCTTAGACGGTAATGTGATCCCATTTACTGTTGCCCACTACATGCAAGGGGCGAATTCACAAGAACGTTATAAGATCCGGATCCAATTAGATCAGCGTATGGCAGATATGGTCGAAAGTATCACGTTGAACCCAGCTGATAATTATAACGCTAATGCAGGTCGGACTTTCACCCGTGTGATCAATTCTGACGGAACTTTATCAAATATTTGGGAGATCCCATTTATCTATGCGCAAGGCGGTATTTTTGGTGGTGCGGCGATCTCAGCTAGTTATATCGCACCGTTAGGCAAGATCACCTTGAAAGATAGTGTTAAAAATACCTTGACTGCTTTAGGTGATGTAGCTAATAATCCACTGATCTACAATATTTATGTGTATGATGCGCAAACAAAACGGTCTTTGGAAGGAGACGATTCCCAAGGCTTCTTTATCACAGAAGGTAATCCATTAAATGACATTACGATCTCTGATGATGATCGTGTGATCGGTGGAGATTACTTCTTAGGTTCGACGACACAAGTTGGTTATGATAATTTAGGCGATCCAAATGGCAATGGTGGGATCATTGTTGATTATGCTGCTCAAAAGAAAGGTCCTGTTTGGTCCTATACGAACGGGCAAGGTTGGACTCTGAATTTCCAAATCGATAAAGAACTTACACAATATTTAGAAAAGAATGCCGATGGGACTTACAATGTTGAATTAGATATGCGTGATTTCAACGGACTTGACGGTTTCTTTTATAAAGATTCAGCTGGAAATATGACGCAAGTTTATAATCCAAAAAATAAAGTCGATCCTGCTAAATTTACTGTAACGTTAAATGACAATGGGGTCGGTCAGATCGTACCAAAAAATGGTTTGACAAATATCGTTGCGACCAACCCATTATTACCTGAACCGATCGGGACACGTTTAGTTTTCCGTTTGAATAGACCGATCGAAGAGGTTTTTGCTGATATGAAAGCTAATGGACGCGCAGACAAAGATCTTCTCTTCTCAGTCTACTTTGCTAATAGCACAAATGAAGCGATCAGAAATAGTATCGGAACAAGTTTGATCAGCTTTAGTGATTCTGACGGGGATAACATCCCAGATGCAAAAGAAGATGCTGATAAGACCAATCCATACGTTTCGATCCCAGATGTTTCCAATGTTTATGAGACAGAAACAGTCGTTAAAGGTATCGTGGCGATCAACCGCAATGAAACAGCTGATCAGATCATTACTGTTCTAGATAAAAATGGAAATGTCCTTGGAACGACGACGATCACCCCGACCTTCAGTGAAGGTGATGGGGATGTAAAGAACTTTGCGTATAGTGTGGATATCCCAAGTCAAGCAGCTGGGACGGAATTGACGGTCTCAGTTAAGAGTAAATTTGACAATGGTGGCGATAAAAATGCAGTTGACAATAGCCAACCACAAACGACGACTGTGACCGTTGGTGTAGCTCCAACAGCACAGGCACTCGAGACAGCGACTAAACCAGACTTAAGTGATACTGCAACTAAAGAAGAGATCATTGCTTTACTACCGACTGCAAAAGATGGGGTCGCTAATAGCAGTGAATTTCCAACTGGTGCAACCTATACATGGGAAGAAGTGCCGGCAGTTGCCGATCTAAAAACACCTGGAACGACAACTGGTAAAGTCAAAGTTTCGTTCCCAGATGAATTTGATCCAAGTTATATCCACGAGTTACTCGTTGAAGTGCCGATCACTGTAAAAGATACTGAAAGCGCTAAATATGAACCAGTCGCTACTCCGATCGTTAAACCTTTTGGCGAAGCGACAACTGAAGAAAATATTATCGGTGCAATTACATTTGCTCCAGAGTATCCAGCTGGACCAAATCAACCAAGTATCACAGTTGATGATATTTCTAGTCTCCCAGATGGCAATACGCCAGGGGTCTACAATGTGCCGGTAACAGTCATCTATCCAGATGGCTCAACAGACAAGACAACGGTAGAAGTCACTGTCTTAGATAAGATCATTGATCGGACTAACGATCCAAGTGCTCCTATTCCTGAAGGTTATGTACGTGTGACCTTTAATGCTGGAACTGATGGGAAATTTGCTGATGGTGCAAGTACGATCTTTGATGTGAAAAAAGGAACGGATCTGGCAGAACTTACCTTGCCAACAGTTGTTCCAAATGAAGGGTTCGTACAAAAAGATGGTGCTGAAGCTTGGTCGCCAGCCCTACCAGCAACTTTTGAGACGACAGCAGAATATACCGCACAATATAAGGCAGCTGCTACAGATGCTGAGACCTACACACCAGAAGGCCAAGATATCCAAACAGACATCGGTAGCACACCAGATCCAGCCGAAGGTATCAAGAATAAAGGTGACTTGCCAGAAGGAACGAAGTACGAATGGAAAGAACCAGTCGATACAACAACACCAGGTGAAAAAGACGGAACGATCGTAGTGACTTACCCAGATGGCTCAAGTGAAGAAGTGCCAGTGAAAGTGAAGGTAGGCACCGACGCTGATCTTTACACACCAGAAGGTCAAGATATCCAAACAGATATTGGTAGCACACCAGATCCAGCTGAAGGCATCAAGAATAAAGGTGACTTACCAGAAGGAACGAAGTACGAATGGAAAGAACCAGTTGATACAACAACACCAGGTGAAAAAGACGGTACGATCGTAGTGACCTATCCAGATGGTTCAAGTGAAGAAGTGCCAGTGAAAGTGAAGGTAGGCACCGACGCTGATCTTTACACACCAGAAGGTCAAGATATCCAAACAGACATCGGTAGCACACCAGATCCAGCCGAAGGTATCAAGAATAAAGGTGACTTACCAGAAGGAACGAAGTACGAATGGAAAGAACCAGTTGATACAACAACACCAGGTGAAAAAGATGGTACGATCGTAGTGACCTATCCAGATGGTTCAAGTGAAGAAGTGCCAGTGAAAGTGAAAGTAGGAACAGACGCTGATCTTTACACACCAGAAGGTCAAGATATCCAAACAGACATCGGTAGCACACCAGATTCAGCGGAAGGTATCAAGAATAAAGGTGACTTACCAGAAGGAACGAAGTACGAATGGAAAGAACCAGTCGATACAACAACACCAGGTGAAAAAGACGGCACGATCGTAGTGACCTACCCAGATGGCTCAAGTGAAGAAGTACCAGTGAAAGTGAAAGTAGGAACAGACGCTGATCTTTACACGCCAGAAGGCCAAGATATCCAAACAGACATCGGTAGTACACCAGATCCAGCGGAAGGTATCAAGAATAAAGGTGACTTGCCAGAAGGAACGAAGTACGAATGGAAAGAACCAGTCGATACAACAACACCAGGTGAAAAAGACGGCACGATCGTAGTGACTTATCCAGATGGCTCAAGTGAAGAAGTACCAGTGAAAGTGAAAGTAGGCACCGACGCTGATCTTTACACACCAGAAGGCCAAGATGTGAAGACTGGAGTAGGAGAAACACCAGATCCAGCGGAAGGCATCAAGAATAAAGGTGACTTGCCAGAAGGAACGAAGTACGAATGGAAAGAACCAGTCGATACAACAACACCAGGTGAAAAAGACGGAACGATCGTAGTGACCTACCCAGATGGCTCAAGTGAAGAAGTACCAGTGAAAGTGAAAGTAGGAACAGACGCTGATCTTTACACACCAGAAGGTCAAGATGTGAAGACTGGAGTAGGAGAAACACCAGATCCAGCGGAAGGCATCAAGAATAAAGGTGACTTGCCAGAAGGAACGAAGTACGAATGGAAAGAACCAGTTGATACAACAACACCAGGTGAAAAAGACGGTACGATCGTAGTGACTTACCCAGATGGTTCAAGTGAAGAAGTACCAGTGAAAGTGAAAGTAGGAACAGACGCTGATCTTTACACACCAGAAGGTCAAGATGTGAAGACTGGAGTAGGAGAAACACCAGATCCAGCGGAAGGCATCAAGAATAAAGGTGACTTGCCAGAAGGAACGAAGTACGAATGGAAAGAACCAGTCGATACAACAACACCAGGTGAAAAAGACGGTACGATCGTAGTGACTTACCCAGATGGTTCAAGTGAAGAAGTCCCAGTGAAAGTGAAAGTAGGAACAGACGCTGATCTTTACACACCAGAAGGTCAAGATGTGAAGACTGGAGTAGGAGAAACACCAGATCCAGCGGAAGGCATCAAGAATAAAGGTGACTTGCCAGAAGGAACGAAGTACGAATGGAAAGAACCAGTCGATACAACAACACCAGGTGAAAAGACAGGCACGATCGTAGTGACTTACCCAGATGGTTCAAGTGAAGAAGTACCAGTGAAAGTGAAAGTAGGAACAGACGCTGATCTTTACACACCAGAAGGTCAAGATGTGAAGACTGGAGTAGGAGAAACACCAGATCCAGCGGAAGGCATCAAGAATAAAGGTGACTTGCCAGAAGGAACGAAGTACGAATGGAAAGAACCGATCGATACAACAACACCAGGTGAAAAGACAGGCACGATCGTAGTGACTTACCCAGATGGTTCAAGTGAAGAAGTATCAGTAAAAGTGAAAGTAGGAACAGATGCTGATGTCTATATGCCAGAAGGGCAACCGATCACTGTCAAACCAGGTGAGACACCAGATCCAGCCGCAGGTATCAAGAATAAAGAAGAACTTCCAGAAGGTACGCGTTTTGAATGGGCAACAATGCCAGATACTTCTAAAGTAGGTATGGTCACGGGTGTGATCAAAGTGATCTATCCAGATGGATCATTTGACCTTGTTGAGACAGAGATCAAAGTCATCGCACCTGAAATGATGAATGAACAACAAGGATCGCAAGATAACCCAACACAAACTATGGGAATGCCAGAAACTAAAGCGCAAGCGCAAACACAAACAGCGATCACCCCAACAAACATGCCAACACAAAATAAGATGACTAATGCTGAAGAACAATTACCACAAACTGGTGATGTAAGCTCGCAAAAAACTTCAACTTTAGGTACAGTCTTACTTGCCTTGGCAGGATTACTTGGTCTAGGAGCTGCAAGTGATCGTAAGAAGAAAAAAGACTAA
- a CDS encoding LytTR family DNA-binding domain-containing protein, whose product MKSKFEIDPTLSEEWVEFHVREMTPKLQQVIQILSTDKQLWGYDEKVIKLIDLTKVYSFESINGKVYAKTDKRNYYVRKKIYELLDILPPDFVKISRAELVNLKYLDHLELTSGGTIVLKLKNGMTTFVSRRCVKNLRERLGI is encoded by the coding sequence ATGAAAAGTAAATTTGAGATAGATCCGACATTATCTGAAGAATGGGTCGAATTTCATGTTCGAGAAATGACACCTAAACTTCAACAAGTCATCCAGATTCTTAGTACGGATAAACAACTTTGGGGTTACGACGAAAAAGTTATCAAACTGATCGATCTCACTAAAGTATATTCATTTGAGAGTATCAACGGCAAAGTATATGCTAAAACAGATAAAAGAAATTATTATGTGCGCAAAAAAATATATGAATTATTAGATATCTTACCACCTGATTTTGTTAAAATCAGTCGAGCAGAGTTAGTTAACTTAAAATATTTAGATCATTTGGAATTAACGTCGGGCGGTACGATCGTTTTGAAGTTAAAAAACGGCATGACGACATTTGTATCCAGACGCTGTGTTAAAAATTTAAGAGAAAGGTTAGGGATCTAA
- the gatB gene encoding Asp-tRNA(Asn)/Glu-tRNA(Gln) amidotransferase subunit GatB — MNFETTIGLEVHIEMKTASKAYSPAPVVYGAEPNTNTNVIDWGYPGVLPQLNKGALEYGMRAALALNCEIARDIHFDRKNYFYPDNPKAYQITQNQTPIGHDGWLEIELEDGTKKKIGIEEMHVEEDAGKNTHAGDGYSYVDLNRQGTPLIEIVSKPDIASPEEAYAYLTRLRQIIQFTGVSDVKMEEGSMRADVNISVRPIGSEKFGTKTEMKNLNSFEHVRKGLEYEAKRQAQVILAGGKIEQETRRFDETTGETILMRVKEGKSDYRYFPEPDLPPMHISDEWVNEVKASIPEMPEKRRQRYVNEWGITEYDANVLTQTKEMADFYEATVAAGADAKLAANWLMGEVSAYLNANKVELSGTALTPEHLATMIKLIVDETISSKIAKKVFKEIIQNDTEPKAWVEAKGMVQLSDPAVLQPIIDEVLDNNEQSIEDFKNGKDRAVGFLVGNIMKQTHGKANPKVVNKLLMASLKQR; from the coding sequence ATGAATTTTGAAACAACGATCGGACTTGAAGTCCACATTGAGATGAAAACAGCTTCAAAAGCTTATTCGCCAGCTCCAGTCGTTTATGGAGCTGAACCAAATACGAATACAAACGTGATCGATTGGGGCTATCCTGGTGTTTTGCCTCAGCTCAATAAAGGTGCCTTAGAATATGGAATGCGTGCAGCCTTAGCTCTCAATTGTGAGATCGCACGTGATATCCATTTTGATCGTAAAAATTACTTTTATCCTGATAATCCAAAAGCTTACCAGATCACGCAAAATCAAACACCGATCGGACATGACGGTTGGCTTGAGATCGAATTAGAAGACGGAACAAAGAAAAAGATCGGGATCGAAGAAATGCACGTCGAAGAAGATGCAGGGAAAAACACGCATGCAGGCGATGGTTATTCTTATGTCGATCTTAACCGGCAAGGGACACCTTTGATCGAGATCGTTTCTAAACCAGATATCGCTTCGCCTGAAGAAGCCTACGCTTATTTGACACGACTCCGTCAGATCATCCAATTTACAGGTGTTTCTGATGTGAAAATGGAAGAAGGTTCGATGCGTGCTGACGTCAATATCTCAGTTCGCCCGATCGGTTCCGAAAAGTTTGGAACTAAGACTGAAATGAAGAACTTAAACTCATTTGAACACGTCAGAAAAGGTCTTGAATACGAAGCCAAACGCCAAGCTCAAGTGATCTTAGCAGGTGGTAAGATCGAACAAGAAACACGTCGTTTTGATGAAACAACAGGTGAGACGATCTTGATGCGTGTCAAAGAAGGTAAGAGTGACTACCGTTATTTCCCAGAACCAGATCTACCACCAATGCATATCTCCGATGAATGGGTCAATGAAGTCAAAGCTTCGATCCCTGAAATGCCTGAGAAACGGCGTCAACGTTATGTCAATGAATGGGGCATCACAGAATATGATGCTAATGTCTTGACGCAAACTAAAGAGATGGCTGATTTTTATGAAGCAACAGTTGCGGCTGGCGCTGATGCTAAATTGGCGGCTAACTGGTTAATGGGTGAAGTGAGTGCCTATTTGAACGCAAATAAAGTTGAATTAAGTGGAACTGCTCTAACACCAGAACATTTAGCAACTATGATCAAATTGATCGTTGACGAAACGATCTCCTCAAAGATCGCAAAGAAAGTCTTTAAAGAGATCATTCAAAACGATACTGAACCAAAAGCTTGGGTCGAAGCTAAAGGTATGGTGCAATTATCTGATCCTGCTGTTTTACAACCGATCATTGATGAAGTTTTAGATAATAATGAACAATCGATCGAAGATTTTAAGAATGGGAAAGATCGTGCTGTTGGTTTCTTAGTCGGAAATATTATGAAACAGACTCATGGTAAAGCTAATCCTAAAGTCGTCAATAAGCTTTTGATGGCAAGCTTAAAGCAAAGATAA
- a CDS encoding DUF3021 domain-containing protein, whose protein sequence is MKKIIHELIAALTIGITIGVILSVVFSGIFGQGVYAPSTPRFMAQFKTSLGAMIASIVLWALMGIVFYFTAKIFKQEKWGLLKMSLTHYLVTLFFFFPLAYLAGWFPHDLKASTGFLVTYTCVYLAIYLINFISAWIEVKRINQKVK, encoded by the coding sequence ATGAAGAAAATCATTCATGAATTAATAGCAGCACTCACGATCGGTATCACAATCGGAGTCATTTTATCGGTAGTATTTTCTGGGATCTTTGGGCAAGGTGTTTACGCGCCTTCAACGCCAAGGTTTATGGCACAATTCAAAACATCACTTGGAGCAATGATCGCTTCGATAGTTTTATGGGCTTTGATGGGGATCGTCTTTTACTTTACAGCTAAGATCTTTAAACAAGAAAAATGGGGGCTTCTGAAAATGTCGCTCACGCATTATTTAGTAACATTATTTTTCTTCTTTCCATTAGCTTATTTGGCAGGGTGGTTCCCGCATGATCTAAAAGCAAGCACAGGTTTTTTAGTCACCTATACTTGTGTATATTTAGCGATCTATCTGATCAATTTCATTTCAGCTTGGATAGAGGTCAAGCGGATCAACCAGAAGGTCAAATAA